In the Alkaliphilus oremlandii OhILAs genome, one interval contains:
- a CDS encoding anaerobic ribonucleoside triphosphate reductase, with product MITKITKRDGREVPFNIEKIANAIFRASKSVGEEDYEAAFNIAEQAVAYIEKEINNPNPSVEQIQDIVEKVLIKNEKAEIAKAYIIYRAERTRLREMNTRLMKIYEDLTFKDAEDNDVKRENANIDGNTAMGTMLKYGSEGAKQFYNMFVLKEEYSSAHKTGDIHIHDLDFLTLTTTCCQIDIKKLFENGFSTGHGYLREPKDIQSYSALACIAIQSNQNDQHGGQSIPNFDYGIAQGVTKTYKRLYAKNLTNGIELLFDNIEAENLVEQVLKEIKEEHQLEPNLKMEQQYIEIEEKFLLKYFKDLDKIKKAQQFARDRAYKETDRSTYQAMEALIHNLNTMHSRAGAQVPFSSINYGTDTSLEGRMVVKNLLLATESGLGNGETPIFPIQIFKVKEGINYNTEDPNYDLFQLACRVSAKRLFPNFSFIDAPFNLKYYKEGKPETEIAYMGCRTRVMANEYDPTKEIVYGRGNLSFTTVNLPRIALNSGGNMELFYKELDEKIDLVIQQLMDRFEIQAQKKVKNFPFLMGQGVWADSDKLGWEDEIREVLKHGTLTLGFIGLAECLKALTGKHHGESEESQKLGLNIIEHMRKRMDAASKAYQMNYSLIATPAEGIAGRLVKIDREHFGEIEGITDREYYTNSFHVPVYYKINIFDKIRKEAPYHNLTNAGHITYVELDGDTSKNTEAFEKVIRVMKEEGIGYGSINHPVDRDPVCGYSGIINDKCPNCGREENDVKFERIRRITGYLVGTLDRFNDAKKSEERDRVKHSYMA from the coding sequence ATGATTACTAAGATTACAAAGCGAGATGGAAGAGAAGTTCCTTTTAATATTGAAAAAATTGCAAACGCTATATTTAGGGCTTCAAAATCTGTAGGAGAAGAGGACTATGAAGCTGCTTTTAATATAGCAGAACAAGCAGTAGCATATATCGAAAAAGAAATTAACAATCCGAATCCATCCGTAGAACAAATACAAGATATTGTAGAGAAAGTCCTTATAAAGAATGAAAAGGCAGAGATTGCGAAAGCATATATCATTTATAGAGCTGAAAGAACGAGATTGAGAGAAATGAATACTCGTCTTATGAAGATATATGAAGATTTAACCTTTAAGGATGCTGAAGATAATGATGTCAAACGTGAAAATGCAAATATAGATGGTAATACTGCCATGGGAACGATGTTGAAGTATGGTTCTGAAGGGGCAAAGCAGTTTTATAATATGTTCGTTTTAAAAGAAGAATATTCAAGTGCCCATAAAACTGGGGATATCCATATACATGACCTTGATTTCTTAACACTTACAACGACATGCTGCCAAATTGATATTAAAAAACTATTTGAAAATGGCTTTAGCACAGGGCATGGCTATTTAAGGGAACCAAAAGATATTCAAAGTTATTCTGCACTGGCTTGTATTGCAATTCAATCCAATCAAAATGATCAGCATGGAGGGCAAAGTATTCCAAACTTTGACTATGGCATTGCACAGGGTGTTACAAAGACCTATAAAAGATTATATGCTAAAAATCTTACCAATGGCATTGAGCTGCTTTTTGACAATATAGAGGCGGAAAATTTAGTAGAACAGGTTTTAAAAGAAATAAAAGAAGAACATCAGCTGGAACCCAATCTAAAGATGGAACAGCAGTACATAGAAATTGAAGAAAAATTTCTTCTAAAATATTTTAAAGATCTAGATAAAATAAAGAAAGCACAGCAATTTGCAAGGGACAGGGCTTATAAAGAGACGGATCGAAGTACATATCAGGCTATGGAGGCACTGATTCATAACTTAAATACAATGCATTCTAGAGCAGGTGCTCAAGTACCATTCAGCTCTATCAATTATGGAACGGATACATCCTTAGAGGGTCGTATGGTTGTTAAAAATCTTCTTCTCGCAACGGAATCAGGACTAGGAAATGGTGAAACTCCAATATTCCCAATCCAGATATTCAAAGTAAAAGAAGGGATAAATTACAATACAGAAGATCCGAATTACGATTTATTTCAACTGGCATGCAGAGTTAGCGCAAAGAGATTATTTCCGAACTTCTCATTTATTGATGCTCCTTTTAACTTAAAATATTACAAAGAAGGAAAGCCTGAAACGGAAATCGCTTACATGGGCTGTAGAACCAGAGTCATGGCAAATGAATACGATCCAACAAAAGAGATTGTATACGGAAGAGGAAATTTAAGCTTTACAACTGTAAATCTACCGAGAATTGCATTAAATAGCGGTGGCAATATGGAACTTTTCTATAAGGAATTGGATGAAAAAATTGATTTGGTCATTCAGCAGCTTATGGATCGATTTGAGATACAAGCGCAGAAAAAGGTTAAGAATTTCCCATTCCTTATGGGACAAGGTGTTTGGGCAGACTCAGATAAACTCGGTTGGGAAGATGAAATTAGAGAAGTCTTAAAACATGGTACTTTAACTTTAGGATTTATAGGTCTGGCTGAATGTCTGAAAGCTTTAACTGGAAAGCATCATGGAGAATCAGAAGAATCTCAAAAACTTGGTCTGAATATCATAGAGCACATGAGAAAGCGTATGGATGCAGCTTCTAAAGCATATCAGATGAATTATTCTCTAATCGCTACACCTGCTGAAGGAATCGCTGGAAGACTTGTAAAAATCGACAGAGAGCACTTTGGGGAAATTGAAGGTATTACAGATAGAGAGTATTACACAAATAGCTTCCATGTACCTGTTTATTATAAAATTAATATATTTGACAAAATCAGAAAAGAAGCACCATACCATAATTTAACCAATGCAGGGCATATCACTTACGTTGAATTGGATGGAGACACTTCAAAAAATACCGAAGCCTTTGAAAAAGTCATCCGAGTAATGAAAGAAGAGGGAATCGGATATGGCTCCATCAATCATCCGGTAGATCGAGATCCTGTTTGTGGCTATTCTGGGATAATTAACGATAAATGTCCCAACTGTGGTAGAGAAGAAAATGATGTGAAGTTTGAAAGAATTAGAAGAATTACAGGATACTTAGTGGGAACATTGGATCGGTTTAACGATGCCAAAAAATCAGAGGAAAGAGACCGAGTAAAGCATAGCTATATGGCATAA
- a CDS encoding nuclear transport factor 2 family protein: MKLLDDKNLGKDENLVKKGLNLIDYKEQVISLWNDMDHQNWDALYTYFQDDAIINWNNTNESFNVTEFVKANAEYPGDWSIEIERLECIQNLVISVVKVQLKRDAVSVHATSFFEFEDGKIKLLNEYWGDDGEPPQWRIEKQIGRHILPKKDL; this comes from the coding sequence ATGAAACTATTGGATGATAAAAATTTGGGTAAAGACGAAAACTTAGTAAAGAAAGGATTAAATTTAATAGACTATAAAGAGCAAGTAATTTCCTTGTGGAATGATATGGACCATCAAAATTGGGATGCTTTGTATACATATTTCCAAGATGATGCTATAATTAATTGGAACAATACAAATGAAAGCTTTAATGTAACAGAATTTGTAAAGGCAAATGCCGAATACCCAGGAGATTGGAGCATTGAAATTGAACGTTTAGAATGTATCCAAAACTTAGTGATTTCAGTTGTAAAAGTACAACTAAAAAGGGATGCTGTATCTGTTCATGCAACATCATTCTTCGAGTTTGAGGATGGAAAAATAAAGCTCTTAAATGAATATTGGGGAGATGACGGGGAGCCGCCTCAATGGCGGATTGAAAAGCAAATAGGAAGACATATCCTACCTAAAAAAGATCTGTAG